One part of the Quercus lobata isolate SW786 chromosome 7, ValleyOak3.0 Primary Assembly, whole genome shotgun sequence genome encodes these proteins:
- the LOC115953818 gene encoding aspartate aminotransferase, mitochondrial-like isoform X1: protein MKPKPRINIIMWRFMGSRLTGSTRCMSTSTRALCRFGWWDRVSPAAKDPITGVTEAFLADNNPHKINLGVGAYRDDEGKPVVLQCVRNAEAKIAGCDFINVGRESNATAVGSKLVEESVKLTYGKDANVVKEGTFAGLQALSGTGACRLFAEFQRRFHPESPIYFPDPTWSNHPNIWRDAQVPVRTFQYYHPVSKGLNFAALMDDIKNAPDASFFLLHPCAHNPTGVDPTAEQWREISYQFKVKSHFPFFDVAYQGFASGDLDMDAQAIRIFLEDGHLIGCAQSFAKNMGLYGHRVGCLSVLCADAKQAVAVKSQLQQIARAMYSNPPIHGLLLVSTILSDPETKALWVKEVKVMANRIQQMRSTLRESLEKLASPLNWEHITNQVGMFCFSGLSADQVDRLVREFHIYLTRDGRMSMAGVTTSNVSYLANAIHEVTRYN, encoded by the exons ATGAAACCAAAACCAAGGATCAACATTATCATGTGGAGGTTCATGGGATCAAGATTAACTGGTTCAACAAGGTGTATGTCAACCTCAACCAGGGCCCTTTGTAGGTTTGGTTGGTGGGACCGTGTGAGCCCAGCTGCTAAGGACCCCATCACTGGTGTCACTGAGGCTTTTCTTGCCGACAATAATCCCCACAAGATCAATCTCGGAGTG GGAGCTTATAGGGATGATGAGGGGAAACCAGTTGTTCTTCAATGTGTTAGAAATGCAGAGGCAAAGATTGctggttgtgattttat AAATGTTGGTAGGGAGTCAAATGCTACTGCAGTGGGTTCAAAATTGGTGGAGGAGAGTGTGAAACTGACTTATGGAAAAGATGCCAATGTTGTAAAAGAAGGGACTTTTGCTGGGCTCCAAGCTCTTTCAGGTACTGGTGCATGTCGTCTCTTTGCTGAGTTTCAGAGGCGCTTCCATCCTGAATCACCAATTTATTTTCCTGATCCAACTTGGTCCAA CCACCCCAATATCTGGAGAGATGCCCAAGTTCCAGTAAGAACCTTCCAGTACTACCATCCTGTTTCGAAGGGTTTAAACTTTGCAGCTCTCATGGATGATATAAAG AATGCCCCAgatgcttccttttttttactaCATCCTTGTGCTCACAATCCAACTGGAGTTGACCCTACTGCAGAACAGTGGAGGGAGATCTCATATCAATTTAAG GTAAAGAGTCACTTTCCCTTCTTTGACGTGGCTTATCAAGGTTTTGCAAGTGGAGATCTTGACATGGATGCCCAAGCAATCCGGATTTTTCTTGAAGATGGACATTTGATAGGCTGTGCTCAGTCCTTTGCCAAAAACATGGGTTTATATGGACACCGAGTTGGTTGTCTCAG TGTCCTTTGTGCTGATGCGAAGCAAGCAGTTGCAGTTAAAAGCCAATTGCAGCAGATTGCCAGGGCAATGTACAGCAATCCTCCTATTCATGGTCTATTGCTAGTCTCTACAATCTTGAGTGATCCAGAGACCAAGGCACTTTGGGTCAAAGAGGTGAAG GTCATGGCAAATCGTATTCAACAAATGCGGTCTACTCTGCGTGAAAGTCTTGAGAAGTTGGCTTCTCCTCTCAACTGGGAGCACATAACTAACCAG GTTGGGATGTTTTGCTTCTCTGGCTTAAGTGCTGATCAGGTTGATCGGCTAGTGAGGGAATTCCACATATACTTGACTCGAGATGGACGTATGag CATGGCGGGTGTAACTACAAGCAATGTGAGTTACTTGGCAAATGCAATACATGAAGTTACAAGATATAATTGA
- the LOC115953818 gene encoding aspartate aminotransferase, mitochondrial-like isoform X2, with amino-acid sequence MKPKPRINIIMWRFMGSRLTGSTRCMSTSTRALCRFGWWDRVSPAAKDPITGVTEAFLADNNPHKINLGVGAYRDDEGKPVVLQCVRNAEAKIAGCDFMESNATAVGSKLVEESVKLTYGKDANVVKEGTFAGLQALSGTGACRLFAEFQRRFHPESPIYFPDPTWSNHPNIWRDAQVPVRTFQYYHPVSKGLNFAALMDDIKNAPDASFFLLHPCAHNPTGVDPTAEQWREISYQFKVKSHFPFFDVAYQGFASGDLDMDAQAIRIFLEDGHLIGCAQSFAKNMGLYGHRVGCLSVLCADAKQAVAVKSQLQQIARAMYSNPPIHGLLLVSTILSDPETKALWVKEVKVMANRIQQMRSTLRESLEKLASPLNWEHITNQVGMFCFSGLSADQVDRLVREFHIYLTRDGRMSMAGVTTSNVSYLANAIHEVTRYN; translated from the exons ATGAAACCAAAACCAAGGATCAACATTATCATGTGGAGGTTCATGGGATCAAGATTAACTGGTTCAACAAGGTGTATGTCAACCTCAACCAGGGCCCTTTGTAGGTTTGGTTGGTGGGACCGTGTGAGCCCAGCTGCTAAGGACCCCATCACTGGTGTCACTGAGGCTTTTCTTGCCGACAATAATCCCCACAAGATCAATCTCGGAGTG GGAGCTTATAGGGATGATGAGGGGAAACCAGTTGTTCTTCAATGTGTTAGAAATGCAGAGGCAAAGATTGctggttgtgattttat GGAGTCAAATGCTACTGCAGTGGGTTCAAAATTGGTGGAGGAGAGTGTGAAACTGACTTATGGAAAAGATGCCAATGTTGTAAAAGAAGGGACTTTTGCTGGGCTCCAAGCTCTTTCAGGTACTGGTGCATGTCGTCTCTTTGCTGAGTTTCAGAGGCGCTTCCATCCTGAATCACCAATTTATTTTCCTGATCCAACTTGGTCCAA CCACCCCAATATCTGGAGAGATGCCCAAGTTCCAGTAAGAACCTTCCAGTACTACCATCCTGTTTCGAAGGGTTTAAACTTTGCAGCTCTCATGGATGATATAAAG AATGCCCCAgatgcttccttttttttactaCATCCTTGTGCTCACAATCCAACTGGAGTTGACCCTACTGCAGAACAGTGGAGGGAGATCTCATATCAATTTAAG GTAAAGAGTCACTTTCCCTTCTTTGACGTGGCTTATCAAGGTTTTGCAAGTGGAGATCTTGACATGGATGCCCAAGCAATCCGGATTTTTCTTGAAGATGGACATTTGATAGGCTGTGCTCAGTCCTTTGCCAAAAACATGGGTTTATATGGACACCGAGTTGGTTGTCTCAG TGTCCTTTGTGCTGATGCGAAGCAAGCAGTTGCAGTTAAAAGCCAATTGCAGCAGATTGCCAGGGCAATGTACAGCAATCCTCCTATTCATGGTCTATTGCTAGTCTCTACAATCTTGAGTGATCCAGAGACCAAGGCACTTTGGGTCAAAGAGGTGAAG GTCATGGCAAATCGTATTCAACAAATGCGGTCTACTCTGCGTGAAAGTCTTGAGAAGTTGGCTTCTCCTCTCAACTGGGAGCACATAACTAACCAG GTTGGGATGTTTTGCTTCTCTGGCTTAAGTGCTGATCAGGTTGATCGGCTAGTGAGGGAATTCCACATATACTTGACTCGAGATGGACGTATGag CATGGCGGGTGTAACTACAAGCAATGTGAGTTACTTGGCAAATGCAATACATGAAGTTACAAGATATAATTGA
- the LOC115951340 gene encoding uncharacterized protein LOC115951340, with protein sequence MLLDRYNQVKGTDFEFVRLVKIMVMLAAGVNFKIQFKAKSSAAAAAECTLKTFEGFVFKCCNFRHRVWPETCRLLCPDPPDYVYDEESRRPVYTYEVAGHPCLP encoded by the exons ATGCTGTTAGACCGCTACAACCAAGTTAAG GGCACggattttgaatttgtgagACTTGTTAAGATTATGGTAATGCTCGCCGCTGGcgtaaattttaaaattcaatttaaggCCAAGTCCAgcgctgctgctgctgctgagtGCACCCTGAAAACCTTTGAAGGTTTCGTGTTCAAGTGTTGTAACTTTCGTCATAGAGTGTGGCCCGAGACTTGTCGACTACTATGCCCTGATCCTCCTGACTACGTGTATGATGAAGAATCTCGCCGCCCCGTGTACACTTATGAAGTGGCAGGTCATCCGTGTTTGCCCTGA
- the LOC115951926 gene encoding uncharacterized protein LOC115951926, translating into MANEEDYEDVIFSDYDDFISEHEKGKAVIDPNIGWGSDPILKINLSRPSKIPPPNPNPTLPPAPTVATAYPRPKWFPYTKLSEEERYEYSLYGEMLLERYNEVKGTDFEFVRLVKIMVMLAAGLNIKIHFEAKSCAVAVAAVEYTMKTFEGFVFKAFVCRHRVWPSSCQLLCPNPVYDERISLSHEH; encoded by the exons ATGGCAAATGAGGAGGACTATGAGGACGTAATCTTTTCAGACTATGATGACTTTATTTCTGAACATGAAAAAGGCAAAGCCGTTATTGATCCAAATATAGGTTGGGGTTCAGACCCCATCCTCAAAATCAACCTCTCTCGCCCTTCTAAAATCCCTCCCCCTAATCCTAATCCTACCCTTCCCCCTGCCCCTACCGTCGCCACCGCCTACCCTCGGCCAAAATGGTTCCCATATACGAAG CTTTCTGAGGAGGAACGATATGAATATTCTCTTTATGGAGAGATGCTGTTAGAGCGCTACAATGAAGTTAAG GGCACggattttgaatttgtgagGCTTGTGAAGATTATGGTAATGCTCGCTGCTGGGCTTaatattaaaattcattttgagGCCAAGTCCTGcgctgttgctgttgctgctgTTGAGTACACTATGAAAACCTTTGAAGGTTTCGTGTTCAAGGCTTTTGTCTGTCGTCATAGAGTGTGGCCTTCGAGTTGTCAACTGCTATGCCCTAATCCTGTGTATGATGAAAGAATCTCCCTGTCCCATGAGCACTAA